The nucleotide window ttataaaattattcaaaaaacattataaaaattcataaaaattcataaaatttaaaaattagtatTGAGTACATGTGGATTGTCATACGGGCtgtaatgtttaaaattttaacattttaattgatattttcattaaaaagtaACGATTCGACTCTTTTTATTAAATTCAACTCAAAAAAGAAAGAGACTAAATTAACAAAAGACATAAATATTGAGAACTAAATTTGATGTTATGAAATCCAATTTTCAACAAATATTaaaaaatgaagtaaaataatCTAATTTCCTCAGCAAACCATTGACATATTAAGTGAGCATATGATAGAGGAGTGTAAATTATATTTAATGGAACAAAGGAGTGCATATTAATTATATGGCGCAATCATATCAAAGTTAGGTTAAAATTATCCTTAAAGACAATACAGCATGTCTTTTAGCTTTTAACACCTTTGGTGGTTAAtgaaaatgatatatatatatatatatatatattacgtaaaattattttgaaattcaCATTCTTTTAACTAAAGtttgaaaattaataattaagaaataaaaaattgCCTAAAATATCCACAGGAGCGcacttaataattattttttgtcTTCAGTAGACTTCTTAAAGTGATAGATATTAATCACTAATTTTAAAACTACTCTATATTAAAGACGAGGATagaatttattttgtttataaaatattttatttcattagttTCTTGGTAAAGATTATATTAAGGCTTGAAAGTTAATTTCTATTTTAGAGGCTAAAATCCAGGTAAATAAATTTTTTAGTTGGGTTTTCCAAAAGTATCTTAATTTAATTTGTTAGTGGAATCTTTGATTAAAGTGAGTGAAGATTTGAAGGGAGACATGATAATCTTAGATTATAATTTTTTAGTATAATTACAGTTAGGTCACCTTTTTTGGGTAAATTTTTTGATTCACCATGCAGAAAGTTATTGGTtgctataaatatatatattatcattcaCAACTTCCAAACTCTCCACTGTAATGATGATTAATATGTATAGGAGATTTtctacaattaatattttatttatataaataaatttggtatacattaaaaattataattatttattttatataaaaaattcaacaattaaatatatatatatatatatatatattaaaatgagaGGAATTCACTtcagttaaaaattaaaaaaatttattaaaattcaaaaatattagcATGAAGTACATATAGATTGtcatcttttaaaaattaatattttaattagtattttcattgaaaatagaaattagaCTCTTTTAAAAAGTTGATGCTTAAATTTAGCTTAAAAAAACTAAtgactaaattgacaaaatatgtaaaaattaaagactaaatttattattatacctataCAAAACTATTACAATAAATAAACCTAGTTAGTTTTAGGTCTATCCTATAAGTTGAAATGGATATTGTCTCCTGCAAAACACCCATCACTCTAGGACTTAATTTAagtaaattaaacttaaaatagttttaaattaaattaaactatattatcttctttcttttctccctgTTAGTAGAAGCTAATTATTCAGTCACACCAAAAGTTGCTTACTATCTAAGGCTATAAAGTTGACATTGATTTGTCCACAATCCATTTAAGGGTAAATTGCATCtaaggtcattaaattattagtaaatttatattttggtcactcaatttcaaaaagttacaaaatggtcattgatttattcgaaagtttttatttaagttactcaattattcaaaaatttttatttaagtcattggattcttaatttcatttattttttttaaagtctAGCTAGCAAGTTCCAAATAATGATTTGATAATCGATACAACAAATTAGTACCAATCAAGGAGTGGAATAACATACCTTAGATCTAAATCAATCTGTTGATTAGTATCGGAGGTCAGaaaataaaactattttaattttggtttatagATTCGTGACATtaaaagttgtttcatgaaaaaaaatgaattgaAGAAGATATATGGAAAGAGAGCTTTTGATTGGTGCAAGCAGTGAGAACAGAGAAAGATCATACAACAATGATTTTAACATCCCAATGACTTATATGAAAACTTTTGATTAATTGTtatgtaactttttgaagttgagtgaccaaaatatataaacttactaatagtatAGTGACCTTCAGTATAATTGATCTTGCATTTAATGGGTATTTATATTCATTTATGTTAATTCAAATACTAAAGAGTtgaatttttcttaaataagttttaagtaatgtAAATGAAGAAAAATATGTTAATAGAGATTTAATTTTTGGTATTTGAAGTTAGTATCAAGGTTCAAATTGGTACTTAAGGATTTGTTTTGGTCCAATTAAGTACTTGAACTTGGCTTTAAGGTTCAATTTAgtatttaaagtttattttggtcCGATTAGGTACCTAAACTTGGTTTTTGGTTCAAAGTAGTacttttagtgtatttgataaaCTGAATATTTAAATGCTGAAAAATTAAGTCTGGGTTTTATTGTTAAATTGTATAAGTGCTGAATTTATATTAGAAAATTGTTTGGTAAATTAGAAAATATAAGTATTGAGTATAATTGTGTTGtttgataaaagtaaatattgatttttaaaagtttatttatttataatttttatcttatcaatttaatattttatgttgttttttATAGCTttggatgaaaaataaatatgataatttGAATATCTCAAATTTTTAACGAGAAAGgataatttgttttaatttttaataaaagaaaatcaatttaatattttctaCATTAAGTGATAAGTAGCTATCTACCTACGTATCTTCTTCAACactattttcttgaaaattttatgttaagtaaaaaattaaaatgactagcaaacacatttaaaatcttaaatattgaaaattttcaatggtTTATCAAACTGACCCTTAGTTATTTAAACTAATTTGAACTTTAAGCCAACTTTAAGTACCTAATTGgaccaaaacaatttcataccaaatCAAATCTTGAGGCTGAATTCAAGTATCAAAATGCATATTTAACCTTGAAATTTAAAATTCCcttgttgttttctttttttctttttgaataatatattaattttattttattagaacTCCACCAACAGTAGAAACGTGTACTAAATACAGCACAAAACAATGAGGCAAAAGGGACACTGACCAATACCCAAGAGACCCGTCCAAACGAAACCCCAGGGCCCTCCAACGCAACCTCCTTCAAAAACCCATTAAAACACGAGAATAAaggaatattttttaaattagatTTGTGGTTAAGTCAATTAAATTATTAGTTTGTGAGTCTAACTTATttgattaaaaattattaataataattaataaatttagtTTAACTATCCGATTCAATTGATCTGTAATAATTTTTAAGTTAATtgatttaaaattctttttagaTTAAGAAATAATTGATTGAACAATACGGTCCAATTCaaacaatattaaaaaaataaatgaggGGAAAATAGTTAACAAGACAATCACTCTATTGATCCCATCCTTTGCATGTCTAGTGGGCCAAAAGTCCATATATATGTGTGTCGCAAAAGATGTTGGAAAAGAAAATTATAATGTTATAGGTTAAAATATACCACAATTAGGTAAATAAAACACGAGAATTTTTTACTTAGTTCGTTGATAAATCACTTATGATTGTAATATTATATTTAGATAAAATGAATTGTCGGTCAATAACGTGATAAAAACATCAATATCAACTCAAGCAGGTtcaaatatcatatgaattctacTGTTGTCATAATTTTTTGAACTTTCACTAAACTTTTCTTTGACTATGTCATTGATTGCCTCATTTGATGAGCTTAATAGAAACTTTGTGCTTTTGGAGAGGCAATTCTAGAGTAAAAAGAGTTGGCTTGCATTTTATCTCCTCTATTTAAAACAAATTAGTCCCTGTTTGTTAAATCAAATGGTAAATTGATCATTCTATTAAAAATCTTATACATTTCTACTGTTAAAGACTACTCTCTATATATTAGCATGAGTTAGACGTGACATGCCACATGTAACTAACTATTTGTTTATTTCACCATCCATGCAAGTTTTTAATAATAGAATTggatgaattttttaataaaaagaaccaatttactctttaatctaatgtataaagattaatttaCCCCCTTTTTGAGTAACTAGGGCAAAATACAATCTAATTTTTAGTACAAAAACTCCATGATACTTTaactaaatattttattttgttatttataaatattttttaatttatgcaaTTAGGGTTGTTTTGCATTGTGGCATAGTTTTTCTTCTTAAGTaactttaattttgagtttcaatAACTAAAATATTTTCACCATAAAGAAATAAGAAGTATtcaatttccaaaaaaaaaatcaattccaCCATATTTACTGAAATAAAAGTACATTTGCATACCTTATTGAACCTTTTAAAACCAACACTgaaaatgatgatggattgtTGACTTATTTAGCAATGgcactaattttatttttatatataacaaatattttatgttttatatttatttaattttaattttaattttaatttaaaattttaataaaaataaattatatttattgaaaaTAATGGTACAAGAAGTGAATAggaaaaaaccataattttatttttattttttaagcaaGAATATTTTTCGAAACTATGTGCCTGATCGAATTGATTGGGTCACGTAGGAACAAGTTTCAAATCTATCAATCTGTTAGGATGCCTCAGCTACGTACATCATTGTACTTCTACTTGACATCTATCATAATGATCAACGGCTCGCCTCGTCATAACCTTCTCTTGAATTCTCAAAATTTATGTCTCGATCCCTGTAGGCTCTAGGGAAATTAGAATAGGAGAGCACTCATCTTGGGGTGGGCTTAGTACTTAGATGCTTTCGGCAGTTATTGCTCCGCACTTGGCcacttaactttaaaaagttacaaaacagttactaaactattcaaaagttttcagtTAAGTCAGTAAACTATTCAAAGTTTTAATTAAGTCATTAGGTTgttaagttttcttttctttttatttccgaCTAGTGAGTTTCAAGTAATAATTCAATCATTGGTACGGCGGATCAATACCCATCGATAAGTAGAAGAACATACTTTAAATCAAATGTGGTATGAAGGTTAATGTCAAAGAAATGAGAAGAaagttatttgaattttgattcataATTTTGTGATGTTCAAAGTTGTTTCAGGAAAAAAACTAAACTGCAGAATAGAAGGGAAAAAAAGGAACATAAAAAAGCCAAACGACAACAATTTTATAAACCTAGTGACTtgaatgaaaactttcgaataatacattaaaaaccaacACTGAAATAAAACATCATCTACAATACCTTATTGAACCATTTCCCTTAAAAACCCACAGTGAAAATGACGATTATGATTATTTGCTTATTTAGCAATggcactatttttttttttcactcaaaCCCCATAGTTCTAAGATTTCATGGAAGCTTCATCAAAGCTTAGAAGAAACATCCTTTGGATGATGAATGACAATGTAATTATAAGCATCAAGTGTCAAAAACTCATCCAAAGTTGAAGTAGTGCATTGGCGAGTAAAAATCTTGCATGCTTCTTTATACATTCCTTTCTTAAACTTCTCTTTTCCGACCTCACGTTCGATCCGAGCCATTTCCTCTTCAACCACTCGCCCGAACACATGGTTCACTCGAACCCCAAGTCCATCACCGTCTAATTCAACACTATATTTCAACCACTGCCAGATTTGAACCCTACTGATCTCGGCTGTCGCAGCATCTTCCATTAGGTTATAAAGCGGGACCGAACCCGAACCGGTTAACCAAGCTGCTAAGTATTGGATCCCGACACGAGTGTTCAAACGAAGGCCTTCCATCGTACGAACACCTCGAGGCCTTTGTAATAAATCGTCTTCAGTTAAGTTGGAAGCGTCGTCGCGCTTGACAGTTTCGATTTGGTTCGGAGAGCTCCCCATGGTGTTGGTGAAAACTTCCATGCATGTTTTGATGAGACCTGGATGAGCTGCCCATGTTCCATCATGCCCTGCTTTAACTTCTCTTTGTTTATCTTTTCTTACAAGTTCAAAGGCTGCTTCATTTGCTGCTGGATCATCTCTAATGGGAATTTGTGCTGCCTGTTTAAGACAATTGAAACCTTCATCAACACAttaaaaacacaaaattgaatttaaaatgcTGCATGTAATAGGCAAGGATGATTCAACCAGATCAGATTAGCCGGTCAAACTAGTTAAATTAGAAATTGATCAGGTATTGATTCAGAAAAGGGTTTTGAATCAGTTAGAGCGGGAATTGGTACAAACCGATTGACTAAGATTTTTAGTTTCCTttagatttttaataattttttaatttggagAATTATGTATGATGTTGATACAAATATATTAGTTTAATTCAAATCTGATTCGATCTAATCCATGAATGCCTCTATATTTATGTATTACATGAATTAAAATGTCATAATTATATTCATACATACCATTCCGCCCATGGCATGGACGCCGCGTCGATGACAGGTTCGGATGAGGAGATCGGAGTAACTCCTCATGAAGTGTTGGGTCATACCAACTTGACCCCGATCCGGCAACAACCGGTCCGGGTGACCTTGGAAGGTCTTAACGTAGCTGAAAATATAATCCCATCGGCCACAGTTGAGACCAACAGAGTGATCCCTGAGCTCATAAAGGATTTCATCCATTTGGAAGACTGCTGGTAGTGTTTCGATTAGAACTGTTGCTCTTATGCTTCCTTTCTCTATGCCTGCCATCTTTTCTGCCTTATCAAACACACTATTCCATATCTTTGCTTCCCTGCAAATTCATGTAACATAATTTTCATCACTTTGTTGAATGTCAACTCTAGATTTTATGACCCTAAAATGCTATGTTATAACCATCACAATTTTTTTACTAACCTTATAGGAGTGTTTTTTTCCGAAGGTGGGTTGAGTCGATATCtctctattaaaaattttaaggttaaattaagataaatttaagtaaaataacTCATCCCTATATTTATATCTATACTTTATATAAAGATTTTAATTAAATTGGAATCATTTATAATCAGGTCTCAATtgagttattaaattattaaaatgcctTTATTTTAACAAAACAATAAATGTTAACTCAAggatatttttattcttttatataaaatatcaaatccCAAATCAgttgttaaattattaaaatattcttaTTTTAACAAAACAATAAATCTTAACTCAagaatatttttatcttttacatAAAACCTAGAAATTCTTAATAATTGTATTTTACCAATATATTGAGTATGTCATAATCTAATATTTTATTAAGATACTTTTTTACATTTATAACTAATTTTCAAATTCTTTCGTTAtaagttttttaattttataaatttaatctaGTATTTCGCCACACTAATGGGGACCGTAATGGAGGCTAAGGCTTTTTGTCTccctaaaatttttgaaatttttatttaaaatttttaatttaaccctaaatttttctaaaaatttcattaTGACTTTTAATATctttaaaaatttcagttaattttttctatttttaattctattaataaaaaattaaaattttaattagatcttcaattttttgaaaaaatctcaaataaattcttaaattttaattaacttaataCACCACACACCACATTAAAAGTGTATTTAGTATTACTTCTAAGAAATACTTTGAGGACAAAAATACTTTTGAGACAAAATATTTCTAAACAAACTATTTTAAGAGAAAAAGTGTTTCTCTCAAACTAAAAAATAGCCTAAAAtcacttttaaattttaagttctttccaaaaatatttttttttctcaaaaactTGAGAAGCGTTACTAAATTAATCATAAATCACAATCCCTACCACTCAAGTATAAGGTTAACCCGTTGTCAATGAATAAAACGCTaaagttaaatattttttaatattaaatgactaataaatttgaaaatttgagaCAGATTAATTACCTTGAATTCTCCATCTTAGGAAGATAAAAGAAGGGTCCAAAGCCTTGACCTTGAGTGTTGCGGAAATTGGCATAATTGTGGTAAAAATAAAGGCCAAAATCCACTAGACAACCAGTTGCAGGCTCCCCGTCGATGAAAATATGAGCCTCCGGTAAGTGCCAACCTCGTGGCCGAACAAATAGCCTTGCTATTTCATTATTCAGCTTGTAAACCCTGTTCCTTGCTTTGTCGTTGAACGTTATTGTTCCTTCCACTGCGTCCTTTAAGTTTATTTGACCTCTCATAAGATTTTCCCAACTTGGTGACAGTGCATCCTCAAAATCAGCCTGTGAAAGGAaaagatataataataaatttagtttttaatatttataactttatcaatttgatccttttaaaagttaaatttaccTGTTAACTtttcaaaataaatcaaattactTTTTTAACAAaggattaattaaaatattaaattttaacaatattagtatatcatttcatgtatatttCATGTTGACTTTATACTTTTTATCTTATAAACCcgtcaacaaataatttaaagctTATAAAATATTccaacaaaaattttaatttcaaaagaaattaaaataaaatatacgtAAATTATCATATGTGTTTTATTTAATAATTCCATAAATTCCATATGAGC belongs to Gossypium arboreum isolate Shixiya-1 chromosome 7, ASM2569848v2, whole genome shotgun sequence and includes:
- the LOC108451628 gene encoding malate synthase, glyoxysomal; its protein translation is MIGLGSYGYTAPSSKKINAYDVPQGVDIRGRFDEEFAKILTKDALQFVADLQREFRNHIKYAMECRKEAKRRYNEGALPGFDPATRYIREGKWTCAPVPPAVADRRVEITGPVERKMIINALNSGAKVFMADFEDALSPSWENLMRGQINLKDAVEGTITFNDKARNRVYKLNNEIARLFVRPRGWHLPEAHIFIDGEPATGCLVDFGLYFYHNYANFRNTQGQGFGPFFYLPKMENSREAKIWNSVFDKAEKMAGIEKGSIRATVLIETLPAVFQMDEILYELRDHSVGLNCGRWDYIFSYVKTFQGHPDRLLPDRGQVGMTQHFMRSYSDLLIRTCHRRGVHAMGGMAAQIPIRDDPAANEAAFELVRKDKQREVKAGHDGTWAAHPGLIKTCMEVFTNTMGSSPNQIETVKRDDASNLTEDDLLQRPRGVRTMEGLRLNTRVGIQYLAAWLTGSGSVPLYNLMEDAATAEISRVQIWQWLKYSVELDGDGLGVRVNHVFGRVVEEEMARIEREVGKEKFKKGMYKEACKIFTRQCTTSTLDEFLTLDAYNYIVIHHPKDVSSKL